A genomic segment from Drosophila miranda strain MSH22 chromosome 3, D.miranda_PacBio2.1, whole genome shotgun sequence encodes:
- the LOC108158528 gene encoding uncharacterized protein LOC108158528 isoform X1: MSFVEYYYFISFLLIFLILLRAYLCPTHSWKCLCCLAYGREPDRQGGALNTSEDRPHNRYGDIFFIEPSSEESARIRSQLEKDDKELPSYDEVMRMCNLTTPTAAAAAPHSPLAVPSPIGIAALPAPPYSESDPYAGAAEAGAGSAISPTVITMEPEPSTSRAAQTPTNTNVGRGAPLTLPNTASNTEV; this comes from the exons ATGTCTTTCGTGGAGTATTACTATTTCATATCCTTCCTTCTCATATTCCTCATTCTGCTGCGG GCGTACCTTTGTCCCACGCACAGTTGGAAATGTCTGTGCTGCCTCGCCTATGGCCGGGAACCGG ATCGCCAGGGGGGTGCGCTGAACACTTCGGAGGATCGGCCGCACAACCGGTATGGCGATATATTCTTCATCGAGCCAAGCAGCGAGGAGTCGGCCCGCATTCGCAGCCAGCTGGAGAAGGACGACAAGGAGCTGCCCAGCTATGACGAGGTGATGCGCATGTGTAATCTGACAACGCCAACGGCAGCCGCCGCGGCACCTCACTCGCCCTTGGCTGTTCCCAGCCCCATTGGGATAGCGGCTTTGCCAGCTCCGCCATATTCGGAGTCAGATCCGTACGCCGGGGCTGCGGAGGCGGGGGCGGGGTCGGCGATATCACCCACAGTCATCACGATGGAGCCGGAACCGTCGACATCGCGTGCCGCACAGACCCCAACAAACACCAATGTTGGCCGCGGTGCCCCTCTGACCCTGCCGAACACGGCATCCAATACGGAAGTTTGA
- the LOC108158528 gene encoding uncharacterized protein LOC108158528 isoform X14, translating into MATRSVRGRDRQGGALNTSEDRPHNRYGDIFFIEPSSEESARIRSQLEKDDKELPSYDEVMRMCNLTTPTAAAAAPHSPLAVPSPIGIAALPAPPYSESDPYAGAAEAGAGSAISPTVITMEPEPSTSRAAQTPTNTNVGRGAPLTLPNTASNTEV; encoded by the exons ATGGCCACCAGGAGTGTGCGAGGCAGAG ATCGCCAGGGGGGTGCGCTGAACACTTCGGAGGATCGGCCGCACAACCGGTATGGCGATATATTCTTCATCGAGCCAAGCAGCGAGGAGTCGGCCCGCATTCGCAGCCAGCTGGAGAAGGACGACAAGGAGCTGCCCAGCTATGACGAGGTGATGCGCATGTGTAATCTGACAACGCCAACGGCAGCCGCCGCGGCACCTCACTCGCCCTTGGCTGTTCCCAGCCCCATTGGGATAGCGGCTTTGCCAGCTCCGCCATATTCGGAGTCAGATCCGTACGCCGGGGCTGCGGAGGCGGGGGCGGGGTCGGCGATATCACCCACAGTCATCACGATGGAGCCGGAACCGTCGACATCGCGTGCCGCACAGACCCCAACAAACACCAATGTTGGCCGCGGTGCCCCTCTGACCCTGCCGAACACGGCATCCAATACGGAAGTTTGA
- the LOC108158528 gene encoding uncharacterized protein LOC108158528 isoform X11 produces the protein MGAEYSSFSIVILVIVMIMVIKRAGRAESTSRSGRTATAALRRTDRQGGALNTSEDRPHNRYGDIFFIEPSSEESARIRSQLEKDDKELPSYDEVMRMCNLTTPTAAAAAPHSPLAVPSPIGIAALPAPPYSESDPYAGAAEAGAGSAISPTVITMEPEPSTSRAAQTPTNTNVGRGAPLTLPNTASNTEV, from the exons ATGGGTGCGGAATACAGCTCTTTCTCCATAGTGATCTTAGTCATCGTAATGATCATGGTC ATAAAGCGAGCTGGTCGTGCGGAGAGCACGAGTCGTTCCGGGAGGACAGCTACAGCTGCTCTCAGACGTACTG ATCGCCAGGGGGGTGCGCTGAACACTTCGGAGGATCGGCCGCACAACCGGTATGGCGATATATTCTTCATCGAGCCAAGCAGCGAGGAGTCGGCCCGCATTCGCAGCCAGCTGGAGAAGGACGACAAGGAGCTGCCCAGCTATGACGAGGTGATGCGCATGTGTAATCTGACAACGCCAACGGCAGCCGCCGCGGCACCTCACTCGCCCTTGGCTGTTCCCAGCCCCATTGGGATAGCGGCTTTGCCAGCTCCGCCATATTCGGAGTCAGATCCGTACGCCGGGGCTGCGGAGGCGGGGGCGGGGTCGGCGATATCACCCACAGTCATCACGATGGAGCCGGAACCGTCGACATCGCGTGCCGCACAGACCCCAACAAACACCAATGTTGGCCGCGGTGCCCCTCTGACCCTGCCGAACACGGCATCCAATACGGAAGTTTGA
- the LOC108158528 gene encoding uncharacterized protein LOC108158528 isoform X2 — MVAYVSAFLGWFLIVVIVVVLVRVCCLCARHKSRSTQQQGRTRYRGPGPGLGTGVGAGAGAGAGPTRVLQSYRIDPPGANADTDRQGGALNTSEDRPHNRYGDIFFIEPSSEESARIRSQLEKDDKELPSYDEVMRMCNLTTPTAAAAAPHSPLAVPSPIGIAALPAPPYSESDPYAGAAEAGAGSAISPTVITMEPEPSTSRAAQTPTNTNVGRGAPLTLPNTASNTEV, encoded by the exons ATGGTAGCTTACGTTAGCGCATTCCTGGGATGGTTCCTCATTGTCGTCATTGTGGTCGTGCTCGTGCGC GTGTGTTGTCTTTGCGCCCGCCACAAGAGTCGCTCCACTCAGCAGCAGGGTAGGACACGTTACCGTGGTCCTGGTCCCGGTCTGGGTACGGGTGtgggtgcgggtgcgggtgcgggtgcAGGTCCAACACGTGTGCTGCAGAGCTATCGAATCGATCCGCCAGGAGCCAATGCGGACACAG ATCGCCAGGGGGGTGCGCTGAACACTTCGGAGGATCGGCCGCACAACCGGTATGGCGATATATTCTTCATCGAGCCAAGCAGCGAGGAGTCGGCCCGCATTCGCAGCCAGCTGGAGAAGGACGACAAGGAGCTGCCCAGCTATGACGAGGTGATGCGCATGTGTAATCTGACAACGCCAACGGCAGCCGCCGCGGCACCTCACTCGCCCTTGGCTGTTCCCAGCCCCATTGGGATAGCGGCTTTGCCAGCTCCGCCATATTCGGAGTCAGATCCGTACGCCGGGGCTGCGGAGGCGGGGGCGGGGTCGGCGATATCACCCACAGTCATCACGATGGAGCCGGAACCGTCGACATCGCGTGCCGCACAGACCCCAACAAACACCAATGTTGGCCGCGGTGCCCCTCTGACCCTGCCGAACACGGCATCCAATACGGAAGTTTGA
- the LOC108158528 gene encoding uncharacterized protein LOC108158528 isoform X4: MELVFWRVCFKMDAGPVIAFFLLLTIGFLAYAVLQCFVICIAKRCFLDRGNTSNDSNRIDEMAMSSTPYRQGGALNTSEDRPHNRYGDIFFIEPSSEESARIRSQLEKDDKELPSYDEVMRMCNLTTPTAAAAAPHSPLAVPSPIGIAALPAPPYSESDPYAGAAEAGAGSAISPTVITMEPEPSTSRAAQTPTNTNVGRGAPLTLPNTASNTEV, from the exons ATGGAGTTAGTCTTTTggcgagtttgtttcaaaatggATGCGGGTCCTGTGATAGCGTTTTTCCTACTCTTAACCATCGGTTTTCTGGCCTATGCCGTGCTGCAG TGCTTCGTCATATGTATCGCAAAGAGATGTTTTCTCGATCGGGGCAACACTTCCAACGATTCGAACCGAATCGATGAGATGGCTATGTCCTCTACGCCGT ATCGCCAGGGGGGTGCGCTGAACACTTCGGAGGATCGGCCGCACAACCGGTATGGCGATATATTCTTCATCGAGCCAAGCAGCGAGGAGTCGGCCCGCATTCGCAGCCAGCTGGAGAAGGACGACAAGGAGCTGCCCAGCTATGACGAGGTGATGCGCATGTGTAATCTGACAACGCCAACGGCAGCCGCCGCGGCACCTCACTCGCCCTTGGCTGTTCCCAGCCCCATTGGGATAGCGGCTTTGCCAGCTCCGCCATATTCGGAGTCAGATCCGTACGCCGGGGCTGCGGAGGCGGGGGCGGGGTCGGCGATATCACCCACAGTCATCACGATGGAGCCGGAACCGTCGACATCGCGTGCCGCACAGACCCCAACAAACACCAATGTTGGCCGCGGTGCCCCTCTGACCCTGCCGAACACGGCATCCAATACGGAAGTTTGA
- the LOC108158528 gene encoding uncharacterized protein LOC108158528 isoform X3 encodes MYAPVMDWGDSDFGIHVVIYIALVVFFFCLLPIACYYVRIKSRTLAKICPPRQRRQQQQQQRQRHLRYDIGNDRQGGALNTSEDRPHNRYGDIFFIEPSSEESARIRSQLEKDDKELPSYDEVMRMCNLTTPTAAAAAPHSPLAVPSPIGIAALPAPPYSESDPYAGAAEAGAGSAISPTVITMEPEPSTSRAAQTPTNTNVGRGAPLTLPNTASNTEV; translated from the exons ATGTACGCTCCCGTAATGGATTGGGGCGATTCTGACTTTGGAATCCATGTGGTCATCTACATAGCTCTTGTTGTCTTCTTCTTCTGCCTCCTACCGATCGCCTGCTACTATGTGCGCATCAAGAGTCGAACGCTGGCCAAGATCTGCCCACCACGACAACgacggcagcaacagcagcagcaacgacagAGGCATCTACGATATGACATTGGAAATG ATCGCCAGGGGGGTGCGCTGAACACTTCGGAGGATCGGCCGCACAACCGGTATGGCGATATATTCTTCATCGAGCCAAGCAGCGAGGAGTCGGCCCGCATTCGCAGCCAGCTGGAGAAGGACGACAAGGAGCTGCCCAGCTATGACGAGGTGATGCGCATGTGTAATCTGACAACGCCAACGGCAGCCGCCGCGGCACCTCACTCGCCCTTGGCTGTTCCCAGCCCCATTGGGATAGCGGCTTTGCCAGCTCCGCCATATTCGGAGTCAGATCCGTACGCCGGGGCTGCGGAGGCGGGGGCGGGGTCGGCGATATCACCCACAGTCATCACGATGGAGCCGGAACCGTCGACATCGCGTGCCGCACAGACCCCAACAAACACCAATGTTGGCCGCGGTGCCCCTCTGACCCTGCCGAACACGGCATCCAATACGGAAGTTTGA
- the LOC108158528 gene encoding uncharacterized protein LOC108158528 isoform X5, with translation MSDQLHWFELGVLLVIFILIVYLPVRNYVARKCSHPRPVPVSTPMSRYSASYPSSSLNGTGEHRDRQGGALNTSEDRPHNRYGDIFFIEPSSEESARIRSQLEKDDKELPSYDEVMRMCNLTTPTAAAAAPHSPLAVPSPIGIAALPAPPYSESDPYAGAAEAGAGSAISPTVITMEPEPSTSRAAQTPTNTNVGRGAPLTLPNTASNTEV, from the exons ATGTCCGACCAACTCCATTGGTTCGAGCTCGGGGTTTTGCTTGTCATCTTCATTCTGATTGTCTACCTCCCGGTGAGG AATTATGTGGCCCGGAAATGCAGCCATCCGAGGCCCGTCCCTGTCAGTACTCCCATGAGCAGGTACAGTGCATCATACCCATCGTCGTCGCTCAATGGGACAGGTGAGCATAGAG ATCGCCAGGGGGGTGCGCTGAACACTTCGGAGGATCGGCCGCACAACCGGTATGGCGATATATTCTTCATCGAGCCAAGCAGCGAGGAGTCGGCCCGCATTCGCAGCCAGCTGGAGAAGGACGACAAGGAGCTGCCCAGCTATGACGAGGTGATGCGCATGTGTAATCTGACAACGCCAACGGCAGCCGCCGCGGCACCTCACTCGCCCTTGGCTGTTCCCAGCCCCATTGGGATAGCGGCTTTGCCAGCTCCGCCATATTCGGAGTCAGATCCGTACGCCGGGGCTGCGGAGGCGGGGGCGGGGTCGGCGATATCACCCACAGTCATCACGATGGAGCCGGAACCGTCGACATCGCGTGCCGCACAGACCCCAACAAACACCAATGTTGGCCGCGGTGCCCCTCTGACCCTGCCGAACACGGCATCCAATACGGAAGTTTGA
- the LOC108158528 gene encoding uncharacterized protein LOC108158528 isoform X10, protein MGAEYSSFSIVILVIVMIMVFLANAYNKIKRAGRAESTSRSGRTATAALRRTDRQGGALNTSEDRPHNRYGDIFFIEPSSEESARIRSQLEKDDKELPSYDEVMRMCNLTTPTAAAAAPHSPLAVPSPIGIAALPAPPYSESDPYAGAAEAGAGSAISPTVITMEPEPSTSRAAQTPTNTNVGRGAPLTLPNTASNTEV, encoded by the exons ATGGGTGCGGAATACAGCTCTTTCTCCATAGTGATCTTAGTCATCGTAATGATCATGGTC TTCCTTGCCAACGCCTACAACAAGATAAAGCGAGCTGGTCGTGCGGAGAGCACGAGTCGTTCCGGGAGGACAGCTACAGCTGCTCTCAGACGTACTG ATCGCCAGGGGGGTGCGCTGAACACTTCGGAGGATCGGCCGCACAACCGGTATGGCGATATATTCTTCATCGAGCCAAGCAGCGAGGAGTCGGCCCGCATTCGCAGCCAGCTGGAGAAGGACGACAAGGAGCTGCCCAGCTATGACGAGGTGATGCGCATGTGTAATCTGACAACGCCAACGGCAGCCGCCGCGGCACCTCACTCGCCCTTGGCTGTTCCCAGCCCCATTGGGATAGCGGCTTTGCCAGCTCCGCCATATTCGGAGTCAGATCCGTACGCCGGGGCTGCGGAGGCGGGGGCGGGGTCGGCGATATCACCCACAGTCATCACGATGGAGCCGGAACCGTCGACATCGCGTGCCGCACAGACCCCAACAAACACCAATGTTGGCCGCGGTGCCCCTCTGACCCTGCCGAACACGGCATCCAATACGGAAGTTTGA
- the LOC108158528 gene encoding uncharacterized protein LOC108158528 isoform X15 has translation MYTEFWFCGILFSIVFWLVGRECYLFVKLKVEEWNIQVYERILREEMMLRLSIEVIIPGIQGGNVLYQLICCSYKHKEVVYDMSQPLVGHSTPYLAIQSSPTQTPIGSV, from the exons ATGTACACGGAATTCTGGTTCTGTGGTATTTTATTTTCGATCGTCTTTTGGCTTGTCGGCCGG GAGTGCTACCTGTTCGTCAAACTGAAAGTCGAGGAATGGAATATTCAGGTCTACGAGCGCATTCTGCGTGAGGAGATGATGCTGCGGCTGTCCATCGAGG TCATAATCCCCGGCATTCAGGGGGGTAACGTTCTATATCAGCTCATTTGTTGCTCGTATAAGCATAAAGAAGTTGTTTATGATATGAGCCAACCACTTGTTGGGCATTCTACGCCGTATTTAGCCATTCAGTCGTCCCCAACTCAGACTCCAATCGGTTCAGTTTAG
- the LOC108158528 gene encoding uncharacterized protein LOC108158528 isoform X7 — protein sequence MDLFIVYVGAFFILFLVMPIVYFLMQFVLWFILNKCCGSNPPQRSQDQRRRRPRRRVVIIDRQGGALNTSEDRPHNRYGDIFFIEPSSEESARIRSQLEKDDKELPSYDEVMRMCNLTTPTAAAAAPHSPLAVPSPIGIAALPAPPYSESDPYAGAAEAGAGSAISPTVITMEPEPSTSRAAQTPTNTNVGRGAPLTLPNTASNTEV from the exons ATGGATCTGTTCATCGTCTATGTGGGAGCTTTCTTCATACTCTTCCTTGTGATGCCTATAGTATACTTCTTGATGCAG TTTGTGCTCTGGTTCATTCTAAACAAATGCTGTGGGTCCAATCCTCCCCAGCGTTCTCAGGACCAACGTCGCCGTCGCCCACGGCGTCGTGTTGTCATTATTG ATCGCCAGGGGGGTGCGCTGAACACTTCGGAGGATCGGCCGCACAACCGGTATGGCGATATATTCTTCATCGAGCCAAGCAGCGAGGAGTCGGCCCGCATTCGCAGCCAGCTGGAGAAGGACGACAAGGAGCTGCCCAGCTATGACGAGGTGATGCGCATGTGTAATCTGACAACGCCAACGGCAGCCGCCGCGGCACCTCACTCGCCCTTGGCTGTTCCCAGCCCCATTGGGATAGCGGCTTTGCCAGCTCCGCCATATTCGGAGTCAGATCCGTACGCCGGGGCTGCGGAGGCGGGGGCGGGGTCGGCGATATCACCCACAGTCATCACGATGGAGCCGGAACCGTCGACATCGCGTGCCGCACAGACCCCAACAAACACCAATGTTGGCCGCGGTGCCCCTCTGACCCTGCCGAACACGGCATCCAATACGGAAGTTTGA
- the LOC108158528 gene encoding uncharacterized protein LOC108158528 isoform X13: MQLTDVFYICLLFLLVSFLCYKSKANQNSMLANSGAQSSVAEDRQGGALNTSEDRPHNRYGDIFFIEPSSEESARIRSQLEKDDKELPSYDEVMRMCNLTTPTAAAAAPHSPLAVPSPIGIAALPAPPYSESDPYAGAAEAGAGSAISPTVITMEPEPSTSRAAQTPTNTNVGRGAPLTLPNTASNTEV, from the exons ATGCAACTAACGGACGTGTTCTACATCTGTCTCTTGTTCCTCCTGGTGTCCTTT CTGTGCTACAAGAGCAAGGCGAACCAGAATTCGATGCTGGCGAACAGCGGTGCTCAAAGCTCGGTGGCAGAAG ATCGCCAGGGGGGTGCGCTGAACACTTCGGAGGATCGGCCGCACAACCGGTATGGCGATATATTCTTCATCGAGCCAAGCAGCGAGGAGTCGGCCCGCATTCGCAGCCAGCTGGAGAAGGACGACAAGGAGCTGCCCAGCTATGACGAGGTGATGCGCATGTGTAATCTGACAACGCCAACGGCAGCCGCCGCGGCACCTCACTCGCCCTTGGCTGTTCCCAGCCCCATTGGGATAGCGGCTTTGCCAGCTCCGCCATATTCGGAGTCAGATCCGTACGCCGGGGCTGCGGAGGCGGGGGCGGGGTCGGCGATATCACCCACAGTCATCACGATGGAGCCGGAACCGTCGACATCGCGTGCCGCACAGACCCCAACAAACACCAATGTTGGCCGCGGTGCCCCTCTGACCCTGCCGAACACGGCATCCAATACGGAAGTTTGA
- the LOC108158528 gene encoding uncharacterized protein LOC108158528 isoform X12, whose protein sequence is MTLTSNLIVAFGFVFAIFAISQLIYLAKRMHDSVAQNRQRLRQLDRQGGALNTSEDRPHNRYGDIFFIEPSSEESARIRSQLEKDDKELPSYDEVMRMCNLTTPTAAAAAPHSPLAVPSPIGIAALPAPPYSESDPYAGAAEAGAGSAISPTVITMEPEPSTSRAAQTPTNTNVGRGAPLTLPNTASNTEV, encoded by the exons aTGACTTTGACATCTAATTTGATTGTGGCGTTTGGTTTTGTGTTCGCCATATTTGCAATAAGCCAACTGATATAC ttGGCAAAGCGCATGCACGACTCCGTGGCGCAGAACCGACAACGACTGCGCCAGCTTG ATCGCCAGGGGGGTGCGCTGAACACTTCGGAGGATCGGCCGCACAACCGGTATGGCGATATATTCTTCATCGAGCCAAGCAGCGAGGAGTCGGCCCGCATTCGCAGCCAGCTGGAGAAGGACGACAAGGAGCTGCCCAGCTATGACGAGGTGATGCGCATGTGTAATCTGACAACGCCAACGGCAGCCGCCGCGGCACCTCACTCGCCCTTGGCTGTTCCCAGCCCCATTGGGATAGCGGCTTTGCCAGCTCCGCCATATTCGGAGTCAGATCCGTACGCCGGGGCTGCGGAGGCGGGGGCGGGGTCGGCGATATCACCCACAGTCATCACGATGGAGCCGGAACCGTCGACATCGCGTGCCGCACAGACCCCAACAAACACCAATGTTGGCCGCGGTGCCCCTCTGACCCTGCCGAACACGGCATCCAATACGGAAGTTTGA
- the LOC108158528 gene encoding uncharacterized protein LOC108158528 isoform X8 — MYTEFWFCGILFSIVFWLVGRECYLFVKLKVEEWNIQVYERILREEMMLRLSIEDRQGGALNTSEDRPHNRYGDIFFIEPSSEESARIRSQLEKDDKELPSYDEVMRMCNLTTPTAAAAAPHSPLAVPSPIGIAALPAPPYSESDPYAGAAEAGAGSAISPTVITMEPEPSTSRAAQTPTNTNVGRGAPLTLPNTASNTEV; from the exons ATGTACACGGAATTCTGGTTCTGTGGTATTTTATTTTCGATCGTCTTTTGGCTTGTCGGCCGG GAGTGCTACCTGTTCGTCAAACTGAAAGTCGAGGAATGGAATATTCAGGTCTACGAGCGCATTCTGCGTGAGGAGATGATGCTGCGGCTGTCCATCGAGG ATCGCCAGGGGGGTGCGCTGAACACTTCGGAGGATCGGCCGCACAACCGGTATGGCGATATATTCTTCATCGAGCCAAGCAGCGAGGAGTCGGCCCGCATTCGCAGCCAGCTGGAGAAGGACGACAAGGAGCTGCCCAGCTATGACGAGGTGATGCGCATGTGTAATCTGACAACGCCAACGGCAGCCGCCGCGGCACCTCACTCGCCCTTGGCTGTTCCCAGCCCCATTGGGATAGCGGCTTTGCCAGCTCCGCCATATTCGGAGTCAGATCCGTACGCCGGGGCTGCGGAGGCGGGGGCGGGGTCGGCGATATCACCCACAGTCATCACGATGGAGCCGGAACCGTCGACATCGCGTGCCGCACAGACCCCAACAAACACCAATGTTGGCCGCGGTGCCCCTCTGACCCTGCCGAACACGGCATCCAATACGGAAGTTTGA
- the LOC108158528 gene encoding uncharacterized protein LOC108158528 isoform X6 has translation MSDQLHWFELGVLLVIFILIVYLPVRNYVARKCSHPRPVPVSTPMSRYSASYPSSSLNGTDRQGGALNTSEDRPHNRYGDIFFIEPSSEESARIRSQLEKDDKELPSYDEVMRMCNLTTPTAAAAAPHSPLAVPSPIGIAALPAPPYSESDPYAGAAEAGAGSAISPTVITMEPEPSTSRAAQTPTNTNVGRGAPLTLPNTASNTEV, from the exons ATGTCCGACCAACTCCATTGGTTCGAGCTCGGGGTTTTGCTTGTCATCTTCATTCTGATTGTCTACCTCCCGGTGAGG AATTATGTGGCCCGGAAATGCAGCCATCCGAGGCCCGTCCCTGTCAGTACTCCCATGAGCAGGTACAGTGCATCATACCCATCGTCGTCGCTCAATGGGACAG ATCGCCAGGGGGGTGCGCTGAACACTTCGGAGGATCGGCCGCACAACCGGTATGGCGATATATTCTTCATCGAGCCAAGCAGCGAGGAGTCGGCCCGCATTCGCAGCCAGCTGGAGAAGGACGACAAGGAGCTGCCCAGCTATGACGAGGTGATGCGCATGTGTAATCTGACAACGCCAACGGCAGCCGCCGCGGCACCTCACTCGCCCTTGGCTGTTCCCAGCCCCATTGGGATAGCGGCTTTGCCAGCTCCGCCATATTCGGAGTCAGATCCGTACGCCGGGGCTGCGGAGGCGGGGGCGGGGTCGGCGATATCACCCACAGTCATCACGATGGAGCCGGAACCGTCGACATCGCGTGCCGCACAGACCCCAACAAACACCAATGTTGGCCGCGGTGCCCCTCTGACCCTGCCGAACACGGCATCCAATACGGAAGTTTGA
- the LOC108158528 gene encoding uncharacterized protein LOC108158528 isoform X9, translating to MPALAPYLVFFFLAFISCAVTFCCLRFCMWACYEAWRTGPDRRRARVRPQRQRHDRQGGALNTSEDRPHNRYGDIFFIEPSSEESARIRSQLEKDDKELPSYDEVMRMCNLTTPTAAAAAPHSPLAVPSPIGIAALPAPPYSESDPYAGAAEAGAGSAISPTVITMEPEPSTSRAAQTPTNTNVGRGAPLTLPNTASNTEV from the exons ATGCCGGCCCTTGCGCCCTACCTAGTTTTCTTCTTCCTCGCCTTCATCTCCTGTGCCGTGACCTTCTGTTGCCTACGCTTTTGCATGTGGGCCTGCTACGAGGCCTGGAGGACCGGACCGGATAGACGTAGAGCCCGTGTTCGACCCCAAAGGCAACGACACG ATCGCCAGGGGGGTGCGCTGAACACTTCGGAGGATCGGCCGCACAACCGGTATGGCGATATATTCTTCATCGAGCCAAGCAGCGAGGAGTCGGCCCGCATTCGCAGCCAGCTGGAGAAGGACGACAAGGAGCTGCCCAGCTATGACGAGGTGATGCGCATGTGTAATCTGACAACGCCAACGGCAGCCGCCGCGGCACCTCACTCGCCCTTGGCTGTTCCCAGCCCCATTGGGATAGCGGCTTTGCCAGCTCCGCCATATTCGGAGTCAGATCCGTACGCCGGGGCTGCGGAGGCGGGGGCGGGGTCGGCGATATCACCCACAGTCATCACGATGGAGCCGGAACCGTCGACATCGCGTGCCGCACAGACCCCAACAAACACCAATGTTGGCCGCGGTGCCCCTCTGACCCTGCCGAACACGGCATCCAATACGGAAGTTTGA